From the genome of Pirellulales bacterium:
GGTCGATCCGGCGATTGCCGCCTGCTTTCCCGATTGGAAGCTGCTGGCCGAAGGCGGCGATCGAGACGCGGAATCCGGCGCCCTCTGGACGTCCGAAACCGTGCGGGTGCTGGTGGCGCCGGGCCGCTGGGCGGAGTGCCCGGCGGAAGCGACCCGGTTTTACCAACTGCGCGACGGCCGCCGCCGCGTGCTCTCCGTCACGAACGGGCGCTACGACCAGTTCCGGCTGTTTTTTGTCGGTCCGCGGTCGGAAGGCGAACGCTTGCAGGACGAGCTGGAGGCGCTTTCGCGGCGCATCGAGCGGCCGCATTATTTGCAGGGGCAAGTGATCAAGCCGGACGGCGAAATCATGGCCGACTTCGAACCGCGCACCTGGGACGACGTAGTGCTCGCCCCCTCGGTGCAAACGGCCATCGAACAAAACACCGTCGACATCTTCCGCCATCGCGAGGCGTTTCGCCGAAATGGCGTGCCGCTCAAGCGAGGCATCATCCTGCACGGCGTCCCCGGCACGGGCAAGACGCACTCGACCGGGAATAACCATACTGCGATTGTCGGCGGCAAGCGGGCCAGAATCAAGACCATGCGCACCCGCCACGACTGGGCTTGCCCCAGTCGGGCGATGATTGACCGCCAGAGGCCCACCGCGTAAACGTCATTCCTTAGCTTTCACACGCGGCGCGCAGCCCGCATTCTGCCGCCGCGTCGCGGCGGCAGGATGCGGGCCGCGCGCCGCGAAAGGCGGGGGGAAAAAGGAAATCGGCGGAGCTGCTCCGGCGGTCAATCAACGCCCCACCGGCACAAGGCCGGCGGTGGAGGAGCGGAACGCATTTAGCCGCGATTCCATGCCGTTTGTGTCCGGAGATACTTCCGCCGCCGGAACGCCACCACTGCCCCACGTTGGGCAGCGAACTTTGCTACGATTCAGTGCGTCAATAGAGAGCAGAACGGGGCGCCGTCCACAACCCGACCAAGGAGAACGCCGTGAGTGACTTTAGCGAGCGCGAGCCGCATACGTTTTTTGGCTACGTTACCGCCCTGAACATCGACGAGCGAAACGAGCTGGACGAGTACCTGAGGGGCTTGCCGGAGTTCAACGAATGGGATGAGGCAGGCTTCCTGCTCGGCTTGACGCAGAAACTGCTGAAGGCGTCGACCAGGTCGGGCGCGACGGCCGACGCCGTCGAAGGCGCCTGCGAGCAGCTCCGGGCCGACTTCCGCAAGTACAAAGACCTCGAAGACAACCTCCGCCGGAAAGTCAAAGCCTGGTGCCGGGCGATGGTCGAAGTATGACGCAGCTCTGGCGAATGCAGTGCCTGACCGCCGTGGGCGACGTGGCCGATTTCTGCGTTCAGTGTCCGCACGCGGGCGGCGATTACCCTCACACTCCCAACTATTATCGCTTGTCGAACGCTTCGCCCTGGGGAGGGCGCGGCATCGTGGCGGTTGGCCGGGGCGTTGAGGGCTGCCCGAAAAGCAAAGACGAATACCGGCGGCTCGCCTGGCACCAATACGGGCAAGCGCGCGGCTTCGCCACCGTCGTCAACGCCTTTCTCGACTACCGGTCGGTCGGCGATCTGGTCTGGATCCGCAACCGGCGCGCGGACTATTACCTCGGCAAGATCACCGGCGACTGGCAGTGCGTCTCCGGGCATCAAAACGCCGCCACCGCTCGCCTGGCAAGGGCCGCGCGGCTAGAATGGCTCTATGGTCGCACTGACGAACGAGCCGATCGATGCAGCGAAGGTGCTCGAACAGGTCGAGTCGCCATTGGCAGGCGCCGTGGTCTTGTTTTTGGGCACCACCCGCGAATTCACCGGCTGCCGCCGGACCGAATCGCTCGACTATGAGTGCTATCCCGAAATGGCCGCCCGAAAGTTGGCCGAACTGGAACTGGCGGCCCGCCAGCGCTGGCCGCTGGTGGAATGCGCCCTCGTTCACCGCCTGGGTCACTTGAAAATCGGCGAGGCCAGCGTGGCTGTGGCCGTGAGCAGCCCGCACCGGCAGGCCGCCTTCGAGGCGGGGCAGTGGCTGATCGACACCCTCAAACAATCGGTGCCGATCTGGAAAAAAGAAAATTGGGCCGATGGCACCCATGAGTGGGTGCATCCGGGGGTAAAGGCAGAAGGATGAAGGTAGAAGGCAGAAAAACAATGGACGACTCGGTTGCCGACGAGCAGCCCTTGGTCGACAGCTTTGGCCGGGTCCACCGCGATCTGCGGATCAGCGTCACCGACCGCTGCAACATCCGTTGCTTCTACTGCATGCCGGAAGGCACGGTGAGATTCAAGCCGCGAAGCGAGCTGCTGACGTTCGAAGAAATCGAGCGGTTCGTCGAAGTGGCCGCTTCGCTGGGCATCCGCAAACTGCGGCTGACGGGCGGCGAACCGCTCGTGCGGCACGGTCTGCCCGTGCTGGTCGCTCGTCTGAGTCGGGTGCCGGGCATCGCCGACGTGGCCCTGACCACCAACGGAATTCTGCTGGCCGAACAGGCCCAGGCCTTGCGAGACGCCGGGCTGCACCGGCTCAATATCAGTCTCGACACGTTGCGGCCCGACACGTTTCGCCAGATCGCGCGTCGCGACGGTCTGGACCGCGTGCTCGAAGGCATCGCCACCGCCCAGCGCGTCGGCTTCGATAAGATCAAGCTCAACGCCGTGGCGATCAAAGACCTGACGGAACCCGACGTGGTGCCGCTGGCGAGGTTTGCCCGTCAGCACGGTTTGGAACTGCGGTTCATCGAGTATATGCCGCTCGACGCCGACGGACATTGGTCGAACGACCAAGTGCTTTCGGGCGAGCAAATCATGGAGCTGCTGGAGGCGGAATTCGGGCCGCTGGAGGCCCTGCCCGTCGCCGATCCGAGCCAGCCGGCCACCGATTTTCGCTATACCGACCACACGGCAACGATTGGCTTCATCAACCCGGTGACACAGCCGTTCTGCGGCGATTGCAACCGGTTGCGTCTCACGGCCGAGGGGCAGGTGCGAAACTGCCTGTTCTCGACCGTCGAATGGGACGCCCGTGCGGTGCTGCGTGGCGGAGGCGGCGGCGACGAGTTGCGGACCCTGCTGCGCTCGTGCGTGGCGGCAAAGAAGGCGGGGCACGGCATCAACAGCGACGAATTCATCAAGCCCGAAAGGGCCATGTTTCAGATTGGCGGATAGTCGATTGGCCGCGCGTCTCTATTTCGATCAGGCCGCGACAAGCTGGCCGAAGCCCGAAAGCGTCTATCAGGCCGTCGATCACTATCAACGCCGGCTGGGTGCGGCGGCCGGGCGTGGCGCGTATGCGGATGCCGTCGAGGTGGCGCAACGCGTGTCGCGTACACGTGCCGCGGTGGCCCGCTTGCTGGGGGCCGAAAGTCCGCAACGAATCGTGTTTGCGTTCAACGGCACCGATGCCCTGAATATCGCAATCCATGGCGTGCTGGCGCGTGGCGGTCATGCGATCGCGACCGTGGCCGAACACAACTCGGTGTTGCGGCCGCTGCGGACCTTGGAGCGTGCCGGGCGGATTGCGGTGACGCGCATCGCCGTCGACCGGTGCGGCATCGTCGATGTCGACGATGTCCAGCGTGCCTTGCGGCCCGACACGGCGCTGATCGCGGTGACGCACGCCTCGAATGTCACGGGCGCCATTCAACCGGCCGCCGAAATCGGTCAGGTCGCTCGCGAGTCGGATGCTCTGTTTCTGCTCGATGCGGCGCAGACCGCGGGCGAGGTGCCGATTGACGTGCGAGGGTTGAACGTCGACTTGCTGGCCGCCCCAGGACACAAGGGACTGCTGGGGCCGCTCGGCACCGGTGTGCTTTATGTGCGGCCGGGCGTTGAGGAGCGGGTGGATAGCTTCCGGCAAGGCGGCACCGGCACGCGGAGCGAGGAAGACGTGCAGCCGGACGATCTGCCGGACAAATATGAGGCCGGCAATCTCAACGTGCCCGGCATCGTCGGGCTTGATGCTGGGATCGAATGGCTGCTAGTGCAAGGTATCGAACGGCTGCGCAGCCAGACGGTCGCGCACACGGAGCTGCTGCTCGCCCGCCTGACGGCCGTTCCCGGTGTGACCATTTATGGTCCTGAGTTGGCAGGCGAGCGCGTCGGTCTGCTCAGCTTCAATGTGGCTGGCATTGAACCGCAGGAGCTGGCAGCCATTCTCGATTCGGCTTATGGCATCCAGGTGCGGGCCGGGTTGCACTGTGCTCCGTTGATGCATGCGGCGCTCGGCACATTAAAGCAGGGCGGCACGGCGCGACTGAGCTTCGGACCCTTCAATACGCCGGATGAGATCGAGCGGGCCGCCGACGCGATCGGCGAGATCGCCGGCGTGGCGAAGGCACGAGAAAGCGAATATACTGCTGGCGGCGAAGTGTAAAACAACCGGCGGTGGCTGGGGCAGAGCTTGGCCTGGACGCGGTCGACGCCAAAAAAGAGCGTGGCGGCCAAGCGATGCCCCGGCAGCCTCACCGACCGGGGCATCGCTGGCCGGCAGCGCGTTCTGGTGATGATCCGGATTTACTCGGCCAGCTTCTGCCCCAGCCACCGAAAATGCAGCGGAAATCGACATGAGCGGTAATCTGGACGAACAGCCTTGGTTCAAAGACGGCCTCCGCTTCGAGTGTACGCAATGCGGCAACTGCTGCACCGGCGCGCCCGGCTATGTTTGGGTAAACCAGCAAGAGATCGCCGGACTCGCCGCACACGTCGGCCTGAGCGTCGATGACTTCGAGCGCAAGTACGTGCGGCGCGTGGGGATCCGTAAGAGCCTGGTGGAGTTTCCCAACGGCGACTGCGTGTTCTTCGATGGAGAATCGCGTCGCTGTACGGTCTATGGGCTTCGGCCGCGACAATGCCGCACCTGGCCCTTCTGGCAGTCGAATGTGCGAACCGAGGAAGACTGGGAAGAGACCTGTCGGGCTTGCCCAGGCAGCGGAACCGGCACACTTTACCCGGTTGAAGAGATTTTGCGGCAGGTGAAGGTCTTCAGGGTCTGATTTTTCGGATTTGACTGGAGTTTGCCGATTATGCCGCCGATTATGGTGGCTGTCAGACCGAAGTTCTTTGGCAATTGGAATTTAGTCGTGCTTCCGCCGCAAGCGAGGCGGAGGCCGGCTTTCACGCGTTGTTTGGCTGCGAACGGCCGGCGGTTGGACCTCGGTGGTGCCGGGTGAGCTTGACACTAGTTCTTACGGCACCTACACTTGGAGCGTCTACTGTTGCTTGAGGAAGGGCCTCGGCGGGCCTCCTCTACCTCACGGAGAGCCGACTCGTGACCAAAAAAGAAATTGTCAAGACAATCTCGGAAGAAATTGGGCTGACGCAGCTCAAGACCAAGGAAATCGTCCAGAAGACGTTCGATGCCATTGTCGAGACGTTGGTCGAAGAGAAGCGGATCGAATTGAGAAACTTCGGCGTGTTCGAAGTCAAGAAGCGGGCCGCACGCAAAGCTCGCAACCCGCGCACCGGCGACAAAGTGTATGTCCCTGCGAAATACGTGGTTACCTTCAAGCCGGGCAAGGAGATGGAGGAGCGCGTCCGCGAGTTGGAGCGGCAGGCGGCCGAAGCCGTCGCCCAGCAGCATGAGGAGGAAACTGCTGCGGAGGATGCCGACATGCAAGCCGAATCCGAACCCCTTACCGCACATACGGTTTACGGCGGCAACTCGAAAGCCGCCCCCTGAGCCGCACATCGTCTTTCCCACCTGACGCAAAGCTGCTGACGAATCCGCTTGCCGAGCAAGCGGGCTACGTAGACGAATCCGCTTGCCGAGCAAGCGGGCTACGTAGCGGAACGAGCTTTTGCCCCACGAATATGTTTCGATTGGTCGTCGCCCTGGCAAGCTAGCCATGCGCGGCACGGATGCCCGATGAGGCTGCGCGCCTTGAGCAAGGCGCATCGCCCATCACTGGGAGGAGTTTTGCAATGCGCAACCTGTTGTTGGCAGTATTGTTGGGCCTATCGATCGGCTCGAGCGTCGGGTGCCTCGTCCCGGCTTATTCGGGCGATCCGGTGCGACGCGGCCAGCAATTGATTTGGACATCAGAAGACCTGCGTCATTTGCTGGACGACTGGGAACGGATCTGGTTCCTCGACCAGCCCGACCACTTGTCGCCCTATCGCACGCACGGCGGTATTATGTAGGGCCGGTTGTCGCAAGTGGCTTGCACCGATACATTTGTAGCCGTGCAACCAACTCCGCTGTCTATCGACCTGGCCGTGCAGCTCGGCCGATTGCGGCTGCCTAACCCGATCATGGTCGCGTCGGGCACGTTCGGCTATGCGCGCGAAATGCAGGGGCTGGTCGAGTTGCGCCGGCTGGGCGGCATTCTGCCTAAGACGATCACCCGCGAGCCCCGCCTGGGCAACGCCCCCTGGCGGACCATCGAAACCACCGGCGGCATGCTCAATTCGATCGGCCTCGACAACGACGGCATCGACGCCTTCCTCGATCACCACCTGCCGTACCTGCGGACGGTCGGCTCGCCCATCGTCGTGAGCATCGCCGGCCGCAGCCAGCAGGAATTCGTGGAACTGGCCGCCCGGCTCGATGGGCAATCCGGGGTGGCCGCCGTCGAACTCAATATCTCCTGCCCGAACGTCAGTGGCGGCGTCGATTTCGGCACCGACCCTACCATGTGTGAAGCGGTGGTGGCCGGTGTACGCCGGGCGTGTTCGTTGCCGGTGCTGGCGAAGCTCACGCCCAACGTCACCAGCATCGCCGCCATTGCCCAGGCTGCCGAAGCGGGCGGCGCGGACGCCATCTCGCTCATCAACACGTGCCTGGGCATGGCCGTCGATTGGCGGCGCCGGCGCCCGATGCTGGGCAACGTGCTCGGCGGCCTGAGTGGACCGGCGATCAAGCCGATTGCTCTGCGGGCGGTGTACCAGGTGCGCCGCGCCGTAAAGACGCCCCTGGTTGGCATCGGCGGCATCGCCACGATCGACGACGTGATGCAGTTTCTTGTCACCGGCGCCAGTGCCGTACAATTAGGGACGGTAAACTACTATCGCCCCACTGCGTCGATGGAGATTCTCGACGCGCTGCCCGCCGCTCTGGCCGAGTTGGGCGCGGGCAGCGTGGGCGAAGTGGTAGGAACATTAGAGGGTTCAGGGTTCAGGGTTCAGGGTTCAGGACTCGAACAGCCAACCCCGATTCCCGAATCCCCAACCCCAAATCCCCAATAATGCGCATTCTCTCAGGCATTCAACCCACCGGCCGATTTCACTGGGGCAACTACTTCGGTGCCATCCGCCAGTACATCGACTTGCAGCATGGCAACGAGGCGTATTACTTCATTGCCAACCTGCACGCGCTGACCACCGTGCGCGACCCCGGCGCCTTGCGGCAGAATACGCTCGATGCCGCGCTCGATCTGCTCGCTTTGGAGCTCGACCCAAACAAGGCCACGCTCTTCGTTCAGTCCGATGTGCCGGAGGTCACCGAGCTGGCCTGGCTGTTGATGACCGGCACGCCGATGGGCCTGCTGGAGCGCTGCCACGCCTACAAAGACAAAAAAGCCAAAGGGCTGCCGGCCGACGCCGGCCTGTTCACCTACCCCGTGTTGATGGCCGCCGACATTCTGATCTACGACGCCGACGTCGTGCCGGTGGGCGAAGACCAGGTGCAACACATCGAGGTCTGCCGCGACGTGGCGGCCAGCTTCAACCATCACTTCGGCGAGACCTTCGTGCTGCCCAAGGCGAAGGTCTTGCCCGCGGCGGCCAAGGTGCCGGGCACCGACGGGGAAAAAATGTCGAAGAGCTACAACAACACCCTGGAGCTGTTCGAAGAACCGAAAGGGCTGCGGAAGAAGATCATGCGCATCGTCACCGACTCGCGGCCGATGGAAGAGCCGAAGGAGCCGGAGGGCGACCACCTCTACCAACTCTATTCGCTGTTCGCCAGCGATGCGGAACGCGAGGAAATGGCGGCCCTTTATCGTCGCGGGGGCTTCGGTTATGGGCAGGTGAAGCAGGCGCTGGCCGATGTGGCCGAGCGTTTTTTGGCCGGGCCGCGGCAGCGTCGCGCCGAGCTGGCCGCCCGGCCCGACGACGTGCGGGCCATTCTGGCCGACGGCGCCGCGCGTGCCCGGCGGAAGGCCGCGCAAGTGCTGCTTCGCGCCCAGCGGGCCTGCGGGGTGCGGCCATGAGGGTGATTGGCATCGGCACCGACATCATCGAGTGTTTGCGGATTGCCCAGATGATCGAGCGGCACGGCGAGTTGTTCATCAACCGCGTCTATACGCCTTTGGAAATCCGCTATTGCAACAGCCGCAAGCAAGCGACGCAGCATTTTGCCGGACGTTGGGCGGCGAAAGAGGCGATTCTCAAGGCGCTGGGAACCGGCTGGCGGAAAGGGATCAGTTGGCGGGACATCGAAATCCGCAACGACCCGCTGGGCAAACCCGTGGTCGGCCTGCGCGGCGGTGCGGCCGATCTGGTCGAGCAGCTCGGCATCACGGAGATGCAGGTCAGCATTTCGCACTGCCGCAGTCACGCCATGGCCTACGCCTTGGCCCTGGGCGCGGAGACGGAGAAACAGGAAGAGTAATCGGTGCTCAGGCCACCGATCGTAGGGCGGGACCAGCGAGCTTGCGAGCGCCGGCCCACCACTAGCAGGCATCGGGCGTCAGGTATCAGGCGTCAGGCGTCAGGAGGGATCGCAGAACCGCGCCGGATGCCTCACGCCTATCGCCTTGGACATGGTGGGCCGGCGCTCGCAAGCTCGCTGGTCCCACCCTACGGAGCGGGCCGATCAGGCCGTCAGATTCAGCGATTGCCCGAGTGCGGCCAACGTGGCCGTTGCCGTGCTCGACGGCGTCGTGTTCGAAGTCGTGGACGTTCCCGTCGAGTTGGACGACGGCTGTCCTGAAGCATTGCTTTGCAGCGCTTGCACAAGGCTGTTCAGCACGCGTCGGGCGTGGTGCCCACCGTGGCCGTGGTGGGTGCTCGTGCTGTTGCCGCCCTGATTCAAGGTGTCGAGGATGTTGTTGATCTGGCTTTGTGAAAAGCCGGCCTGCGAAAGCGTATTCGACACGGCGCCGTCAAGCTGTGTCTGGAAGCTGCCGCTGCCGGAACTGCCCGAGGTGCTGGAACTGCCGGAGGTGCTGGAACCGCCCGAGCTGCCGGAAAGGGCCTGCTGCAAGTCATTCTGCAGTGCTTGCTGCAAATCTTGCACTTGGGAGGCCGAGAGCTGCGGCAGGTTTTGGCTGCTGAAATCCGAATTGCTCGTTTGCTGTTGCTGCTGAAGCAATTGGGCATTCAGCGCGGCCGACGACGAACTGATGTTCTGAATGGACATGGAAGCCTCCTGGAGCGCAAAGGTGTAAGGTGTGAAAGAGGCTGCTGTCCCGGTGGCAGCGTTGACGTGAGGCCGAATTGGCCGGTGCCAGTTATCGGCCGTCGGGCGGCGGCGAGTTGAAGCTGCCGGGCAAGGTGACCGAAACGTAATGGACGTAGGCCGCCCAAGCTGCGCGCACCGCAATGCGCGGCCACCGTTGCGACTGCTGCGGCAGCGTGCGATACTCGCACACATGAACACGCTTTTCTATGGCGATAATTTGCCAGTCTTACGGCGATACATCGACGACGAATCGGTTGACCTTGTCTATCTCGACCCTCCGTTCAAAAGCGATCAAGATTACAACGTGCTGTTCGCCGAACAGGACGGGAGCCGATCGGCCGCTCAAATTCAGGCGTTTGAGGATACCTGGCAATGGGACCAAGCGGCATCGGCAGCTTACCATGAAACGGTTGAGGCTGGTGGCCAAGTCTCGTTTGTGATGCAAGCCTTTCGCCAAGCGATCGGAGCGAATGACATGCTGGCCTATTTGTCGATGATGGCGCCACGGCTCGTCGAAATGCGCCGGGTCTTGAAGCCCCGGGGCAGCATTTACCTGCATTGCGACCCAACCGCCAGTCATTACCTAAAAATGCTGATGGACGCGGTTTTTGACCCGACGAACTTTCGCAACGAAATCACCTGGAAGCGCACCAACGCGCGGAGCACGCCGCAACGGTGGCCCCGCATCCACGACATTCTGCTGTTCTACTCCAAGTCCAGACGGTTCACGTTCAATTCTCTCAAAGTGCTTGCCGACGAAGCGAAGATGCCACATACGCTCATTACGTGGTCGGACGGAGAGAAATACCAGACCTATGAGCTGACCGCTCCCGGCGTGACGAAGATCGGAGATAGCGGCAAACCGTGGCGCGGTTATGAACCATCTTCGATGGGCCGCCACTGGGCCAACAACCATGCCCAAATGGACGAATGGGACAAGCTGGGGCTGATTCATTGGCCTAGAGAGGGAAGCGCCGGCGGCTTCCCTCGACGCCGCGATGAAACGCCGTTTGACCCCGCGACCCGCATGGTGACGGTAGGCGACGTATGGACCGACATCGACAGAATCAATCAAGCGGCCAAAGAACGTCTCGGCTATCCGACACAGAAGCCCGAAGCGCTGCTTGACCGAATCATCAACGCCAGCAGCAACGAAGGCGACACCGTCCTTGACCCGTTCTGCGGTTGCGGGACCGCCATTGCGGTCGCAGAACGTCTCCATCGAAAGTGGGTTGGCATCGACATAACGTATCTCGCCGTGGCGCTCATCAAGAATCGGCTCACCACCGCCTTTGGCGGTTCGGCGGAGTTTGAAATCAAGGGCGAACCGACATCGGTTCCCGACGCGCAGGCGCTTGCCCGACAAGACCCATATCAGTTTCAATGGTGGGCGCTCGGGCTGGTCAACGCTCGCCCGGCTGAACAAAAGAAAGGTGCCGACAAGGGCATCGACGGCCGGATTTTTTTTCACGATGAATGGGAGGCCGGCGGAGGGCCGACCAAGCAAATCATCCTTTCAGTGAAGGCAGGTCATACCAGCGTCGCCCAGGTACGCGACCTACGCGGCGTCCTGGACCGCGAGAAAGCGCCGATCGGCGTGCTGATCACGATGGAAGATCCAACGCGCCCAATGAAGCAGGAAGCGGCCAGTATGGGCTTTTACAAGTCGCCTTGGTCACAAGAGGATTATCCAAGACTGCAAATCCTGACGGTCGAGGAATTGCTGGGCGGCAGGAAGATCGACGCGCCGCCCCAGCGCGGGCCGGAGTTTAAGCCGGCACCCAGGGCGAAGCGGAAGCCGAGACACCGGCAGAAGGAACTGGGCGAATAGCTGGAAGCGGACATGACATTGCACGGCATATAGTATTCGCCCTCCCGCGACACTAGAATGTCGGCACGGGTATCTCTTCGAGGCACATTGCCGTCTGTCATCAGGAGAACGTCGCCATGTCGCATCGCCGCTTTACGCTTGGGGTCGCATCTTTGCTCGGCGGCCTCGTTCTGGCCGGCTGGCAATCGCAGTTGTTTTTCGTCGCCGAGGTCGCCACGGCGTCGGCCGCACAGAAAGAAGAAGCCGATTCCGCTACTGGGAAGAAAGCCGCGCCTAATGCGGCCGAAGGAACTCAAGCCGAGCGTCGCCAGGCCAACCAGCGCAGGCGCCGCGCTCAACAGCAGGCCAACGTGGCCGCCCCCGGACCGCGGGAAGCCGCGAGCGAAGGCGGTGTACCGGTGCTCTCGACGGGCGATTCCTACGACGACTTCGCTTCCGTCGCGCAGGCGCCCGATGGCAGCCTCTATGCCGCCTACGCCGCCTACTTCGACGGCTATGACCAGATCCGCCTGCACAAGCGATTGCCCGACGGCACTTGGTCGACCCGCACGCACGTGCCGCTAGTGCATGCCCGGCCCGATATCTGGATGCCGCAACTCGCGGTCGATGCGGAGAACCGTGTCTGGGTCCTATGGTGCGAGCAATCGCCCGCCAGCAAAGACGCGCCGGGAAATTGGGACCTCTATGCGCGTTCATTTTCCGGCGACTCATGGAGCGACCTGGTGCGGCTCACCGACGATCCCAAGCCCGATATCCATCCGCACGTGGCCATCGACGCCCGCCACAACATTTATGTCGTCTGGCAAGCGCACCCCGACAACACGGGCGATATCCAGCTTTGCAAGTTCGATGGCCAAACCTGGTCGAAGCCGCTGGCCGTGACTTCCGGGGCCGCGAGTGATTGGCACCCGCACGTCGCCATCGACGGCCAAGGCACCGCTTGGATCGCCTTCGACAGCTACCGCAACGGCGACTACGACGTGTTTCTCACCAGCGTCAATGACGGCGTGGTGGGCGATCTAGTTCCCATCGCGACTAGCCGGTTTTATGAGGCGCACGCCAGCGTGGCCTGCACGCCCGACGGCCGCGTGTGGGTGGCCTGGGAGCAAGGCGGCTATCTGTGGGGAAAAGACCAGGGGTACTGGCTGAAGCAGACCAACAAGAATGTGGG
Proteins encoded in this window:
- a CDS encoding molybdenum cofactor biosynthesis protein MoaE, encoding MVALTNEPIDAAKVLEQVESPLAGAVVLFLGTTREFTGCRRTESLDYECYPEMAARKLAELELAARQRWPLVECALVHRLGHLKIGEASVAVAVSSPHRQAAFEAGQWLIDTLKQSVPIWKKENWADGTHEWVHPGVKAEG
- a CDS encoding aminotransferase class V-fold PLP-dependent enzyme — encoded protein: MAARLYFDQAATSWPKPESVYQAVDHYQRRLGAAAGRGAYADAVEVAQRVSRTRAAVARLLGAESPQRIVFAFNGTDALNIAIHGVLARGGHAIATVAEHNSVLRPLRTLERAGRIAVTRIAVDRCGIVDVDDVQRALRPDTALIAVTHASNVTGAIQPAAEIGQVARESDALFLLDAAQTAGEVPIDVRGLNVDLLAAPGHKGLLGPLGTGVLYVRPGVEERVDSFRQGGTGTRSEEDVQPDDLPDKYEAGNLNVPGIVGLDAGIEWLLVQGIERLRSQTVAHTELLLARLTAVPGVTIYGPELAGERVGLLSFNVAGIEPQELAAILDSAYGIQVRAGLHCAPLMHAALGTLKQGGTARLSFGPFNTPDEIERAADAIGEIAGVAKARESEYTAGGEV
- a CDS encoding dihydroorotate dehydrogenase; the protein is MQPTPLSIDLAVQLGRLRLPNPIMVASGTFGYAREMQGLVELRRLGGILPKTITREPRLGNAPWRTIETTGGMLNSIGLDNDGIDAFLDHHLPYLRTVGSPIVVSIAGRSQQEFVELAARLDGQSGVAAVELNISCPNVSGGVDFGTDPTMCEAVVAGVRRACSLPVLAKLTPNVTSIAAIAQAAEAGGADAISLINTCLGMAVDWRRRRPMLGNVLGGLSGPAIKPIALRAVYQVRRAVKTPLVGIGGIATIDDVMQFLVTGASAVQLGTVNYYRPTASMEILDALPAALAELGAGSVGEVVGTLEGSGFRVQGSGLEQPTPIPESPTPNPQ
- the trpS gene encoding tryptophan--tRNA ligase; this translates as MRILSGIQPTGRFHWGNYFGAIRQYIDLQHGNEAYYFIANLHALTTVRDPGALRQNTLDAALDLLALELDPNKATLFVQSDVPEVTELAWLLMTGTPMGLLERCHAYKDKKAKGLPADAGLFTYPVLMAADILIYDADVVPVGEDQVQHIEVCRDVAASFNHHFGETFVLPKAKVLPAAAKVPGTDGEKMSKSYNNTLELFEEPKGLRKKIMRIVTDSRPMEEPKEPEGDHLYQLYSLFASDAEREEMAALYRRGGFGYGQVKQALADVAERFLAGPRQRRAELAARPDDVRAILADGAARARRKAAQVLLRAQRACGVRP
- the moaA gene encoding GTP 3',8-cyclase MoaA, with translation MDDSVADEQPLVDSFGRVHRDLRISVTDRCNIRCFYCMPEGTVRFKPRSELLTFEEIERFVEVAASLGIRKLRLTGGEPLVRHGLPVLVARLSRVPGIADVALTTNGILLAEQAQALRDAGLHRLNISLDTLRPDTFRQIARRDGLDRVLEGIATAQRVGFDKIKLNAVAIKDLTEPDVVPLARFARQHGLELRFIEYMPLDADGHWSNDQVLSGEQIMELLEAEFGPLEALPVADPSQPATDFRYTDHTATIGFINPVTQPFCGDCNRLRLTAEGQVRNCLFSTVEWDARAVLRGGGGGDELRTLLRSCVAAKKAGHGINSDEFIKPERAMFQIGG
- a CDS encoding YkgJ family cysteine cluster protein encodes the protein MSGNLDEQPWFKDGLRFECTQCGNCCTGAPGYVWVNQQEIAGLAAHVGLSVDDFERKYVRRVGIRKSLVEFPNGDCVFFDGESRRCTVYGLRPRQCRTWPFWQSNVRTEEDWEETCRACPGSGTGTLYPVEEILRQVKVFRV
- the acpS gene encoding holo-ACP synthase translates to MRVIGIGTDIIECLRIAQMIERHGELFINRVYTPLEIRYCNSRKQATQHFAGRWAAKEAILKALGTGWRKGISWRDIEIRNDPLGKPVVGLRGGAADLVEQLGITEMQVSISHCRSHAMAYALALGAETEKQEE
- a CDS encoding HU family DNA-binding protein, giving the protein MTKKEIVKTISEEIGLTQLKTKEIVQKTFDAIVETLVEEKRIELRNFGVFEVKKRAARKARNPRTGDKVYVPAKYVVTFKPGKEMEERVRELERQAAEAVAQQHEEETAAEDADMQAESEPLTAHTVYGGNSKAAP
- a CDS encoding DNA methyltransferase; translation: MNTLFYGDNLPVLRRYIDDESVDLVYLDPPFKSDQDYNVLFAEQDGSRSAAQIQAFEDTWQWDQAASAAYHETVEAGGQVSFVMQAFRQAIGANDMLAYLSMMAPRLVEMRRVLKPRGSIYLHCDPTASHYLKMLMDAVFDPTNFRNEITWKRTNARSTPQRWPRIHDILLFYSKSRRFTFNSLKVLADEAKMPHTLITWSDGEKYQTYELTAPGVTKIGDSGKPWRGYEPSSMGRHWANNHAQMDEWDKLGLIHWPREGSAGGFPRRRDETPFDPATRMVTVGDVWTDIDRINQAAKERLGYPTQKPEALLDRIINASSNEGDTVLDPFCGCGTAIAVAERLHRKWVGIDITYLAVALIKNRLTTAFGGSAEFEIKGEPTSVPDAQALARQDPYQFQWWALGLVNARPAEQKKGADKGIDGRIFFHDEWEAGGGPTKQIILSVKAGHTSVAQVRDLRGVLDREKAPIGVLITMEDPTRPMKQEAASMGFYKSPWSQEDYPRLQILTVEELLGGRKIDAPPQRGPEFKPAPRAKRKPRHRQKELGE